In Scyliorhinus canicula unplaced genomic scaffold, sScyCan1.1, whole genome shotgun sequence, one genomic interval encodes:
- the LOC119960492 gene encoding probable G-protein coupled receptor 139, with product MKGLLDEETLSRLDLYPLETKVNIVTIAILSFKDCGLSKCITRYLVAMAAADLMIIVWNVILHRIATLYWGSTFLFYTPVCRFILFMSPAAIDISVWLTVSFTFDRLVAICYQKLKTKYCTEKTAVVVITTVSSVFCLKNIPWPFLYSSYYNWMLWGCKLSRNVFIEPSWIAYSWIEQLLTPVIPFFLILFFNIVTVKRILIASRGRMSLRKHSNDRDEKDPEMINRRRSIVLLFAISSSFILLWMTTVIYFIYIRITSAFKGRSLFPAFPRFQEAGIILQLLSSCTNTAIYTITQRKFRNLLLSAIKYPFTLIGKLVKCGGKHY from the coding sequence TGAATATCGTTACAATCGCAATCCTGTCTTTCAAAGACtgtggcctctccaaatgcatcacCCGCTATCTGGTGGCCATGGCGGCAGCCGATCTCATGATTATTGTCTGGAATGTAATCTTACATCGCATTGCTACATTATATTGGGGTTCCACTTTTCTATTCTACACTCCCGTGTGCAGATTCATTCTCTTCATGTCTCCAGCTGCAATCGACATTTCTGTTTGGTTGACTGTCTCTTTTACCTTTGACCGCCTGGTGGCCATTTGCTATCAGAAGCTGAAAACCAAATACTGCACCGAGAAAACTGCAGTTGTTGTTATCACCACTGTGAGCTCGGTGTTCTGCTTGAAGAACATTCCCTGGCCCTTCCTGTATTCCTCATATTACAACTGGATGCTGTGGGGGTGCAAGCTGTCCAGAAATGTTTTCATTGAGCCGAGTTGGATAGCATATTCTTGGATTGAGCAGCTGCTAACCCCAGTGATTCCATTCTTTCTGATTTTGTTCTTTAATATTGTCACCGTCAAACGCATTTTAATAGCCAGTCGCGGCCGAATGAGCCTCCGGAAGCACAGCAATGACAGGGATGAAAAGGATCCTGAGATGATCAACCGGAGACGATCTATTGTGTTactctttgcaatatccagtagtTTTATCCTGCTCTGGATGACAACAGTTATATATTTCATATACATTAGAATTACGTCGGCCTTCAAGGGCAGAAGCCTATTTCCTGCCTTTCCTCGTTTTCAAGAGGCTGGGATTATTTTGCAGCTTCTGAGCTCCTGCACCAACACAGCTATTTACACAATAACCCAGAGAAAGTTCAGAAACCTGCTGCTCAGTGCGATCAAATATCCCTTTACACTGATAGGGAAATTAGTAAAATGTGGTGGAAAACATTACTGA